GAACCCAAAGGTCAGACTAACAGCGAAACCTGATCTTTTAAGTCACCTACACACTGCTCTGTTCAACTGTCCGGTACAAAGCCAGCTGTAACGACACAGCATGAATAAGAAACATAGCGCTGATGTCAGCACAAGATCACATTCAGACACACTTCATCCACCACGGCTTGAACTTCGTATCGAGTGATCGAAGTGTAGCGAGTGTAGTGAATAGTATAATTTCTCTCCACTGTCCATAAAGAGAGTTGTTTAAATGAATTAGCACTTTACAGAATGATTAAAATAACATAACGACGCGACAGTGTAACACTGAAAGTCCTCCATCCATGCTGTAAGGTTTTGTCTCTGATGagatacaaaaatatttaatatctgTGTGATATAAACTATAGATTTTTCATCATCCCAGGAGGATGGGGGGGGGATTTGTCTGCAAATGTCAGCATTCCGGAGGGATCAAATCCggaattacttttttaatttttgtattacagCTTGGCGGGTTACACAACCATCGTTCAAAGTGGATTCAACTAATGTGGTCGATAAGCTTAAATGAAAAaccacaaagaaacaaaaacatcacTACTTCTGCTGAAATGTGAACAAATGTTAACaacaaaatacaatttaaatgagtttaacaCATCAGTaacacaaaagtgagtacacccctctaatttcagcaaatattttagtatatcttctcaaaggacaatactatagaaatgaagcTTGGATATATTTTAGCGTAGTCGATGTGCAGCTTTTCAGAGGACAgtatagatttactgtcctctgaaaataactcaacatacagtacagccgttattgtcaaaatagctggcaacaaaagtaagtacaccctaagtgataacagctgtacCTCTTTCAAGTCACATGtcctatttttgtttgttagtggCCGAGTttgtctccagacctgaaccctattgagcacctgTGGCGCGTCCACAAACGGAAGGTGGCGAAGGGCCGTGTGTCTAAGATCCAGCAGCTTCGTGATATCCttatggaggagtggaagaggatcccagcaacaacatgtgcagctctggtgaattcCAGGCCCAGGAGGATTTAGGCCATGCTAGATTCACAACAGTTTTGACATGTTGACTTGGGGTGTACTCTTAGGGTGTACCGTTATTTAGGcaataaagtctgcatgttgagttattgttagaggacagtaaatctgtacaagctgcacattgactactccAACGTTATATCCAGTATATTCAACTTTCATTTATATAGTATTGTCCCTTGAGAACATATAATGAAGTAAGGGAgtacttttgtgagatactgtactATTTCATGAGCTGTTTAAAGAAAGTTTGAGCATGTAATACATGCCATcatgttacattttttgtaCACGGAAACTGCACTTAAACAACAAGTGTAGCATAAGTTATTGGTGCTTTCTCTTATTGTGCACTAtagtaattaaacatttattattacattaaataacaCAGATCCAAGTTATAATTAGTCTTATATAATCAGTGTCTCTGAGATGTCCAGCAGCCGATGCGTTTCCCAGTCTcacatgttactgactgcagtctcttGTTACCTCACTGGTAAGTATGGTAATGACGTCATGCATACTGTAATGTCATACTTTAATTGTGTCACAGCTGTTTTTTTAccagccataaaaaaaaaactttcagtgTCCAAACTTTCTGGTCCAAAACCTAGGCCTCATTTTACTTGGCCGCTTTTATTTGCTCAGGGGACTAGCtcattaattaaacatgaatatacTGCATCAGTTAAGTTTATATCACAATAAAAGCCTAgtataaaaatttgaatttataaCAGAAGTGCAAACATAAAATTTCATTATTCTTATCTTTTAAGCCAATTTCCCTGTTATGAAACATGGCCCATAACACCCTTCCTTGCCAGTTTATTCAGTTAGTATTTATACCCTGATTTGATCTTTACATTTGCTAACCTGCACAAAATTcctcattttatattatttatattatttttatattcaatttacttatttttggGGGAATCCAAGCTTGCACAATGTTCCAGGAGTCGCATCCTTCTGTCAGAGATGCTGCATAAAATCATCAACCCAACTGATCCACGACCCAAACTATCACCTTACCAAGTACGTAAGAATGAAAAAACCTTTGCGTTTATGCATTAAGGAGACAGTGTATAAAAGGTGTTGGTGCTGCACGAAGGCACAGGCACAGGTACAGTGGAGAATTCTGAAAAAAACCTTCTTACACTCTACAATCATGATAAAGGGCAGAGGTATCTATTtttctatactatactatactatactatactatactatactaaacTATACtatatttttctctttactcTTTCACTAGAATGAAATAGAGTAATACTCTATAGAGAATACTACTTTAATTGAGAAGTATCAGATAGAGAtctaaatatgtttatattacattatttacaaattGATTGATGTTTAATtggcatttatggaaggagtcttcagtgtcagttttaaatcatatttctgGCTTTGTCCTGCAGTTTTTCAGGTTTGGATGGGGATCTTATTCTGTTCTGTAAACAGTTTACTGGGTTCGTCACTGGGTTCGTCTCTGGACTGCTCAGATCGCGATCTTACAGGTGCAAGGTGTTCGATTTCTGTGGAGAAACTTCTGGATCGAGCCGTCCAGCACGCTGAGCTCATCTACCGCATCTCAGATGAGGCCAGGACTATGTTTGTGAGTAAATACACCAGAGGTTCAACTGAGGTCTAGGATGTAAAGGAGCTTtgtgtggaggaggaggaggagcatcttcatttcttcataattactgattttttcttattattatttaaatgtctgTGAAAGGTTCTTCAAATCTTTAAATGCAAAATCTATTAATGATTCTTGTGTAGTAACCTCAGAACTAAGCATTTTCACAGTCCAAGTAGAATATTCAAAGAACCCTGTAAAGAACCCTTGCTGAGAGTGTAGTACCAGAGTTCTTGtaaaaatttgtataaaaatatctTGAGCAGGTAAAAACTCTTAACTCTAGAATTTTGCTTACATTTTACTACGTTGCTGCTAAATATGCATTAAGTATCAACAACTTACTAATTTACAGGAGGAGATGTACATCCCTTTATCGATATCCGCTCATCAAGGCCATTCGGGCAATTCTTGCACATCCAATCTTGTGCGTGTTCCTACATCCAAAATCGAAATTCAACAAATCTCAGTAAGTTCCACAAGAACCCATCTCTGAGAGATGTTTGTATTAATCAGACAgcattaataacattttaaggGACTTAAAAACCTGATTAAACCTTGTTGCAGGACAAATGGCTCCTCCACTCGATCTTGATTCTGGTTCAGTTCTGGATCGATCCCCTGGCTGACCTGCAGGACTCGCTCGAAGGTTACGACAATGCCCCAAGCTCTCTCCTCAGCAAGACCAGTTGGATGTCAAACAAGCTGATGAACCTTAAGCAGGGAGTTCTTGTCCTCATGAGTAAGGTAAATTTTGGGGATCAAGAATTCTGGGGATGTTTTTCCTGATGTTCCAAAGTACCCTTTAACCAAATGTAATCAAACCACCTGAATTCCTGCATTCTGTAACTGTTTTGCTTTTGTGCACAGATATTGGATGAAGGAAGTCTAGAGCTGGATAATAACGAGAGTATGACACGCCATGTTGTTGCTCCTGCCATGGTGGAGCATGTGCTGAGGGACTACACCATGTTATCCTGCTTCAAAAAGGATGCTCATAAAATGGAGACGTTTCTGAAGCTGCTTAGATGCCGCCAAACGGACAATCTAAGCTGCTCCCTTTTCTAGCCATTTGGAAAGATCTGTGTTTGGATTTCCAGGAAATGGAatttcacacacatatatataaatattttaaagcttGAAAAAATCctgtacatttataataaagataatacAACTTTTTGCAAATTTACTTTGAAATGAATgcctgtttattttacattttacattgtttaaaattgtgAAATTGTACAACTAGCTCAACGAAAAGAATATTGACATCAGGTTTATATCCCAAGTATTACTATTTGAAGGCATTACTGCTATCAGTAATGATCACGTAGGAAAAGACTTTCGATGTAGTCTCTAGGGCTGACTTACAAAAAACTTAACACAGGCAACTGACCAACAGAGAGAAATTAACTTTACACATAGCCTGTAGTATCTTTTGCAACATGTACATGCAAAGGTGTTATTCCCTTATGCTTCACCACAATTTTGGCTCGGCATATGCTGCATATAGCTGACTGTGTGTCTCCCATGGTTGGCCTAAGCTAAATGATaacctttctcttttctttggcAGTCATTGTTAATCTTAGTAAGTAAGGCCTAGTACTCACACCATCCACTTTCTCTAACTCACCTTTAACTCATTTCAATCAATTTAATTGTTGATTAAGCACATGTTAGCATCTACCCAAAGTGATTTTTGAGTGTGTAAAATCTGAAgttgaaaattaaaaaggaatgtTAATTACAAGCACTCATAATGTGACGTGAGGAAACCAGGACAGACTACAACCCTAGTAGCCTTCAACAGTTCTTACAGGGAAGAAGTGTAATGTTTATGTGTAGCTAATCAAATCATAATGAATAAACGTTAGTTGCTTGATAAagagcaaaaaaagcaaaagcctTAATAAAATATCCTGTTCAAGAAATTAACTTGTGGGGGGTATTATAgagcccttatccagagcaacttaaatttttaatctcattacatatcagagcagttgaaggttaaggacCTCGCTTATGGGTCAAATAGCGGCAATGTGGTGGTGGGCTTTAAATGtgggaccttccgatcagtagtaaaaggccttaatcactgagctacccctgccccaaATTCATAATACATCTAAATCCCAGGGATTGCATGCCTACTGAAACAGTAACGGACCCACTGCAGAACCCTGAGGAACTCTCGTTTGTATACTTAAAACAAATATTGTATAGTGATAAATAACTAATGATTAGTCAGATTTATCCTAAACTATGTCTATTAATTATGTTATTTCTATTTGATCAAAGCAgctctttctttcctctttctctTGAGGTTTCCACCCTGCTCCTGGAAAAGGACCTGTTAAGAACATTTTAGCATTTTCCCCTGCCCTTACACAACCAGCTCAGCTCAACTCAACTTAGAGCTGGGAagacactaaaatgtgcaggacaaTGGGTTTTCCAGGTTCTCCAGCCATCTACATCACTTTTGCGCACTGTCCCCCAAATCTTCAGTAGTAACTACCTCAAACCCAGGGTTGTCGATGCCTTGCTGTCCATGCTGACAACGTACAAAATCTTTGTTTGGTTCATTTAGATAGCAGCTAGGGCATTGAGGCGTGGCCACTGGAATAGTTTTGGAGAAATTAGAGAAGTCAACCCGGTATTTTCCCCCTTTGGTTCGGGAGATAATGGGCAGAAAGCAGTAGCCCCATTGGATCTCACGTGGGATGTAGGATGTGCGAACCTGGCATGACGAACTTGTGGATTCAGCCATTCCCTCCAAGAATACCACCAACTCAATGTCCTGCTGCTGAAGTGTATCTGCAGTCATCTCTGAAAAAGGACTTGAACTGTCAATGACATGGTACAGCGTCAGAGGACAAACGAAGAAGAGGTTGTCCTTGCCGGCATCCACCAGGAAGTCTACGTTGACCTGGTCCAAGATTATGGGTTCTCCATTTGGAGTAAAACTGGTTTTCAAAAGCTTGCCATAAATATGACTTCCAATGAGCAGTGTTTTCCGAAGGTTTGCGACTCTGATCTGCAAGCACAGGTTTTTATTCTTCAAACAGATCACAGCCGTGTCACTAAAGGTAACAGTCTTGGCACGATTTTTCGGGAGGGAGATTTTGGCCAGGATCAAGCCGCACATGAAGCAGTTTATTATGGCTCCCAAAAGAGACTGGATGACAAGAAGGGCCACTGTTTCGGCACAATGACCTGTCAAAGCTCGTCCACCATATCCAATGGTGGTCTGTGTCTCTAAGGAATAAAGAAAGGCACCCGTGAGACTGTTTATGTTGTCAATACACTTTAAATGACCATCAGGTACATTCTCTTCCTCCAGGTCCCCGTTGCTTTTTGCAATGAAGTACCACAGCAGCCCGAAGACGAACCAGCTCCCAGTGAAAGCGGcgacaaaaaaaagtataacaaAACGCCATCGGATCTCAACAAATGTGGTCCAGAAGTCCATCAGGTAAGCAAAATGGCTATGGTAAGCAACATTGCCAAATTCAATGTTACAGTGGCCGTCTTTGCTCACGAGCCGCGTCCGTCGAATCCTGCGTTCTGCTACATGATCATGAACCTCCTTACGGATGAACTGCAACATTCCTTTATCAACATGGAAAAGGGGACATGATAATGTTGATATAGATAAAATGAAGTAGAAACATTCTGCCATGATTTAATAGTTCTATATTTGCTGTATTCAGTAATAGATGCTAtgtaacacattattaaaagcaAGTGTTGTTAAGAGCTGCTCTTCATGTTTTTCTGATAATGTCTTAAAGGTAGTTATTTTTTCTACCAACATTAATGCCTGAATCAAATATAACTCTCATTCCAATGTGATCCATTTCTGAGATCTGACCATTCACTTAGCATCAGCAACTAGTACAATTAGTGACATACAACTCCTAGAAAAATTTACTAAAATGATAaaagtattatatataaaagtacTTCTACAAAACTAACTTACCTCCAGTTGCAGAGGTTAGCCACAGATCTACTGAAGCACTGTTAATGGactaagtaaactttttttttttaaatcatttaggaAAATGCAACAGGCAGGATGAAACTTTTGTACTTCCACTTCTCCGTCTAACAAAACACCATCAGGGTGCCacgaaaaaaaagtaatccgcATTGAAATGCCCTAATCCCAGGCACATGCTACAGACAAGTTGatcaaaacattttacacatgtacataagcaaagaaaacacctGTGACTATAAAGGCACCTCGATATGGCTGAAATctgatttgtcttttttttttttttaggtatagATGGCTTTTTGGACTCACTTTTCTTTTACCACAAGGAACTCTGATGGGGAAAAAATCCCCCAAAGAGCCCCTCTGGTGCTTGGACATTTACCCATGAGGGGCCTAAAACCTCACAAAGCAACACTTCAATCACACTAGCCATTATTGTCTGCACCCCGATACCCCCCAGGATGACTCCGCCCCTAATCCACAGCACCACAAAGGTTCACTGAATGTGTTGATAAGAATGAAAATCATTCAGTCATATGCTATAAGTTAATCTATACATTTACCAGATCTCAACTCATTTgagaagattttttattttggatcGACACTACCATCATTCACAAAAAGACAATGCCAAAACTATGACAGGTTTGTGATGAATCAGTTCCTACGAATCACTGTTTCGGCAGCTTGGGCAGGCTGAACTAGGGCTCtgcaattcattaaaaaaaaatttcatttacaATTTTGGCTTCTAATTATTATGAAAACAAGATAATTGAAGTCAATCTTATTGTACCTCATGCCGTTTTGCAGTAATATTTCTGTTCTGTGTTATAAACCACAAACTGTGTTATAAATGCATCCATTTGCTTTACAGTTGTGTGCTTTGACTCTCTCACTCTTAACCAAGCTACAGTATGGCATGTTTAGTTCAGCCAAAGATTCAACACAACAAAATCGTTCCCTTCCAGCCAAGCTATAAACTTacactgggacttttgattgtatagAATAACACAGGAGATTTAAAGCTTCCTTAAGTGGCCCATTCATATGGAACTGGCATGGAACAAAGTTTAATAAGTGCAGTGGTCTctccgagccacctcgaccaggatcgtcattcatggacatacagtacagccgtctttaaaatgtttgcaccatgcAGCGTTTTGCTGTGGCTAGGAGTcttatcaccgtactgtgcttgaagtctcctGTGAATGTCAATCGCTTTAATCACCAAAagttttatcacaagtcctggtttgacatgaATGCCCCTCGTGATATATAAATACTCTGCTCACAACACATTTTTTCCCAGTAGGAGTGAAAAttagtagctttttttttttttaccatttagaatagtcatttttttattcccaCTATCCTTGTCCACtatataaaaagtgaaaatgcATCCTCATGTTAACTTAATGAGTACTGACTTGTTTAAGATTTGATCTAAATATGGAACATTTGAACATCAGTGTTCTCATTTAATACAAGTTCCTTGCTTTAAGCTTCATTTCATTTATAAGTCAAATATTCTTTACTTTTTCcagttgtgtttaaatgtatattcatttgAAGTTTATCAACTTTTACTAAATAAAAGTTTAGTAAATGCAAGACATTTCTGTAATCAGCAAAGTCGTTATCTTTGTATTGACCAAATATTCTGATTATAATTTTCGCATAAATCAAGTAAATTTCAGAATTTCattaaagcagattttttttttttttatccctaaaTTTCTCCTTGTCTGGATGTGCTAGTATTAACACGAGCCAATGCACCCAAAGGtttggaaataaaaatatttttttctttaaaaattacaactcactattaattaaaattttgtatGACAGATCCTCTTTCTTTGGCAATGGACTTCACCTTGTATAAAATCTTTCTTATCCTAAGCGGACATTAAGTAACAGCACTGTTGAAGCGGATTAGAAGCAAATATTAGATAAAATGCTTTAAGGACAATGAGATTATTATAAGGAAAAACTAATCCCTGATAAATGACGTCCATTGTTGTTCACAAATACAAAATTCCATTAAACACTTGCCCTTTCAAACCAGAAAAAGGTCGCGATTAAACAAACTGATTGCTTCATGTAAAAGAGGAACTGTTAAAATGCAGCTgaacttttttattaactgaacagaaaaaaaagcacaatgtatttgcatttatgtaaataatgttGCATACACACTTACAGAAACACAGATAGAGCTAAAACCCACACACAGTGATCTGATTACAGAAATCTAAAAATCGGTTCGTAAAAGTACGTGATAAGTTAGAACCAAATCTTTTTAAACCACTCCTTAACTTTGACAAAGGAACCATTTGACTCAGTAACAAAATGAAAGTTTACAGCAAGCTTACAGGGACACTGTGCTGAAAGATTGATAAACTATGAATCATCAACACTACAAaagatcttttctttttttctaggaTCTTGCTGAGTGATGTATTTTGGACAAAAtacagagaagagaaaaaaaaagaaactattgTTAACTGTACATTCTGTAAACTGTGCAGCAGAGTTCAAGTTTAAACAcaaatttagttaaaaaaattgttttattacatacagtacatgtgagaAAATACAAAATTGAGAAATCGCTTTAAAGAAGACGATGACTTTGTCAGGTTTATAGTAagacacacacaatgtaaaaaaagtcGTCTAGACCCTCCCTGCCTCCTGGAAGTGTTTCAGCAGTGCGTCATCGGCCCGTATGGGgaaggtcagtgtgtgtttgcggTAGTACTCGGGTTGGTCCTGCAAGTTCTGGATGACGTCACTGAGCAGGTGCGCTCTCTCGACGCCACACCCCGGGGCTTCGTATTCCAGCGAAATGAAGTGCACGTGGAGGTGGTAGTAGGATGGCTGGTAGTGCAGCATCACTCTCAGTTTAGATGCTGGGATGCCGTAGCGCTGCCGGATGATGTCCTATTAGGGAATGTGGGGGGTTGTGTTATGCTCTAACACTAACAGCAAAATCTGTTATCTTCATTATCTCTTTCAAACTTACCAGCCCTTTGTTTTGGATGTTTCTCAGCAAAGGAAGGTGATCAGCTGTGAGATCTCGCAAACTCTTTATGTCTCTTGGATGTACGATGGCAATCAGGTACAAGTTGTCGAGCTGAAATAGAGAAAACAAAGCTTTACAATTGagtctttacatttacattctacagtggaacctcggattgcgagtaacccgTTTTGCGAGGTTCTGCAAGATGGGTAAAAATTTTTATGATAAGTTTTGCCCTGTTAAACAAGCGGGT
The sequence above is drawn from the Clarias gariepinus isolate MV-2021 ecotype Netherlands chromosome 17, CGAR_prim_01v2, whole genome shotgun sequence genome and encodes:
- the smtlb gene encoding somatolactin beta yields the protein MIKGRVFQVWMGILFCSVNSLLGSSLGSSLDCSDRDLTGARCSISVEKLLDRAVQHAELIYRISDEARTMFEEMYIPLSISAHQGHSGNSCTSNLVRVPTSKIEIQQISDKWLLHSILILVQFWIDPLADLQDSLEGYDNAPSSLLSKTSWMSNKLMNLKQGVLVLMSKILDEGSLELDNNESMTRHVVAPAMVEHVLRDYTMLSCFKKDAHKMETFLKLLRCRQTDNLSCSLF
- the kcnj1b gene encoding ATP-sensitive inward rectifier potassium channel 1b is translated as MLQFIRKEVHDHVAERRIRRTRLVSKDGHCNIEFGNVAYHSHFAYLMDFWTTFVEIRWRFVILFFVAAFTGSWFVFGLLWYFIAKSNGDLEEENVPDGHLKCIDNINSLTGAFLYSLETQTTIGYGGRALTGHCAETVALLVIQSLLGAIINCFMCGLILAKISLPKNRAKTVTFSDTAVICLKNKNLCLQIRVANLRKTLLIGSHIYGKLLKTSFTPNGEPIILDQVNVDFLVDAGKDNLFFVCPLTLYHVIDSSSPFSEMTADTLQQQDIELVVFLEGMAESTSSSCQVRTSYIPREIQWGYCFLPIISRTKGGKYRVDFSNFSKTIPVATPQCPSCYLNEPNKDFVRCQHGQQGIDNPGFEVVTTEDLGDSAQK